A window of Marinobacter halotolerans genomic DNA:
TCGGGTTGTGGCTTCCAGCGTGAATCCGCTGGAGACCAAGATCCGTTCCGGGCTGGTGAAAACAGGACCAGCCATGCCGGCCATACTCAATGGTGATGTCGCTGGCGTAGTGGATAGCGTCGGTTCTGGAGTCACCGCTTTTGCCGTAGGGGATGAAGTCTTCGGTTGTGCCGGCGGTGTCAGCCAGTGGCAGGGTGCGCTGGCGGACTACATGGTCGCCGATGTGCGCCTGCTGGCGAAACGCACACCGGCAGTTTCTCTGCCTCTGGCTGAATGCGCCGCTCTGCCGCTGGTGTTTTTGACCGCCTGGTCGGCGTTGGTTGACCGGGCAGCGATGGAGCCTGGCGAGCACGTGTTGATTCATGCCGGCACCGGGGGTGTGGGCCATGTGGCCATCCAGATTGCCAAGGCGATGGGTGCACGCGTCGCTACCACGGTGTCCACGGAAGACAAGGCTGCGATAGCCCGGGATCTGGGGGCTGACGACATTATTTTCTACCGGGAAGAGTCAGTGGACGACTATCGGCAGAGACTCACTGATGGAAAGGGATTCAGCCTGGTGTTCGACACCGTCGGCGGGAAAAATATCGACCGCTCCATGGAGGCGGCAGCCATAGGCGGGCGGCTGTGCTGTATCAACACCCGTTCCAGCCACGACCTGACGTTGATGCACGCCAAAAGCCTGACCCTGCATGTCATTTTCCGTTCGCTTCCGCTGCTTCACGGCATCGGCATGGATGACCAGCCAAGGCTGATGGCAGCGCTGACGGATGCGCTGGAACAAGGCAGGGTGCGGCCATTGCTGGATGAGCAACGTTACCGGTTCAGTCAGATTGGCGAGGCCCATCGCCGGATTGAGTCCGGCTTGGCAGTGGGCAAGATTCTGTTGGAGCGCTGAGGCCAGCGCTGACAAGCAAAGCAATTTGCTGCACCCAATAAAAAACGCCAGCCCGGAGGCTGGCGTTTTCGTCTGGCAGAACTACAAGTTGGGCTCTTAGGCGACGGTCGCCTCAGAAGCCTTGCTGGTGTAGTTCTCCATCTGGTCGAAGTTGAGATACTTGTAGATCTCTTTCGACATGCTGTTCAGGTCCTTGGCGTACTCCATGTACTCCGCAGCGGAGGGGAGTTTGCCCAGGACCGCACCCACAGCTGCCAGTTCCGCGGAGGTCAGGTACACGTTGGCACCATCGCCCAGGCGGTTCGGGAAGTTACGGGTGGAGGTGGACAGCACTGTGCTCTTGGCCGCCACGCGTGCCTGG
This region includes:
- a CDS encoding zinc-dependent alcohol dehydrogenase family protein; the protein is MKAMVIEAFGGPEVFVEREVPTPEPGEGQVRIRVVASSVNPLETKIRSGLVKTGPAMPAILNGDVAGVVDSVGSGVTAFAVGDEVFGCAGGVSQWQGALADYMVADVRLLAKRTPAVSLPLAECAALPLVFLTAWSALVDRAAMEPGEHVLIHAGTGGVGHVAIQIAKAMGARVATTVSTEDKAAIARDLGADDIIFYREESVDDYRQRLTDGKGFSLVFDTVGGKNIDRSMEAAAIGGRLCCINTRSSHDLTLMHAKSLTLHVIFRSLPLLHGIGMDDQPRLMAALTDALEQGRVRPLLDEQRYRFSQIGEAHRRIESGLAVGKILLER